The Nicotiana tabacum cultivar K326 chromosome 1, ASM71507v2, whole genome shotgun sequence genome segment CAAAGAACGGTATCGAAGTGGACAAAGAGaagattgaagtgatttcaaaactCCCTTCTCCTACTTCCGTCAAAGGAGTGGGGAGCTTTCTTGGGCATGCAgggttctaccgaaggttcatcaaggacttttccaaGGTGGTAAATCccttgtgcaaattgttggaaaaagatgcaaagtttgtgttttATGATGAGTGCATAAaagcttttgagcttctcaaATATAGATTAACTACCACTCCTATCATTATcacacccaattggagcttgccatttgagctcatgtgtgatgctagtgacgttgcggtagGAGCGGTCTTGGGGCAAAGGGTGAACAAGATGTTTCATTCGATGTactatgcaagcaaaactatgaacAATTCCTAGGTTAACTGTACGGTGACGGAGAAAGAGTTGCTAGAAATTGTGTTTGCCATGGAaaagtttaggccttatctcataGGTGCCAAAGTGATTGTTCATACTGATCACGCGACACTACTTTATCTGATGACAAAGAAGGACTCTAAGGCTAGGTTAATAAGAAGATTTCttttgcttcaagagtttgacctaGAGATTGTTGATCgtaaaggaagtgaaaatcaagtagcggaccacttgtcccgcttggaagagGAAGGGAGACCCAAAGATGGTCTTGAAATCAATGATGCATtttcggatgaacaactcctctctaTGTCTTTAAATAGTATGCCTTGGTTCGCCGATGTGGCTAATTTTCTCGTGACCGGCATTATCCTGAGTGAGCTCTCTTCCAACCAAATGAAGAAGCTTAAACATGACAGTTTGGATTATTACTGGGATGAGCCCTATCTTTTCAATATTTGTACTAATGGTGTGATCTAGATATGTGTTCCGGAAGAAGAGAAAATAAGTATTCTTGATGTTTGTAATTCCTCGCCCTAcagtggtcatcatggtggggcgaaaACTACTTCAAAGGCTCTTACCTGTGGCTTTTATTGGCCTGCTCTGTATAGGGATGCTGGTGAGCTTGTTAAGATATGTGATGAGTGTCAGAAagctggtggaatttccaagaaggatgaaatgcctctcaccactatttttgaggttgacatttttgacgtgtggggcatagacttcatgtggccttttgtgagttcatgtgtaacacttacattctggttgctattaattatgtttctaagtgggttgaatttggctttgcccaacaatgaggcataGAGTGTAGTGgcattcttaaagaaaaatattttcacaaggtttggcactccaagggCGATTATCAGTGAtagggggtctcatttttgcaacaaggccttTGATACTTTACTGTCTAAGTATGGTGATAATCATAAAGTgtcaaccccttatcatcctcaggcgagtggacaggttgaggtctccaacagggagataaagagcatCTTATCAAAAACTATCAATGCAAACCaaactgattggtcaaggaaactggatgatgctttgtgggcttataggactgcttataagacttcaattggtatgtctccatactgGTTGATCTTTGGAAAGGTATTCCATCTtccagttgagttagagcacaaggctatgtgggcacTGAAGAggttaaatcttgagtgggatgttgcatCCAGTCTACGGGTGGAGCAACTCAATGAACTAGATGAGTTCCGGTTTCATTCCTATTCCAGCTcttccttgtataaggacaagatgaagtgcTTACATGACAAATACGCCCGGAGCAAGgaattcaaggagggtgacttggttctcttattcaactctcggCTACtactgtttccgggaaagctcaagtcaaaatggagtggcccttttgaagtggtacatgtaactccgtttggtgctcttgatttgaagaataaaaacggtgaagttttcagagttaatgggcaccgagtcaaacactatttgagaaaatttgatgacagccacgtggtggccttgatcaatttcaaatgatgatggtaacatgtgttgtgctgcgacgttaaatcaggcgcttcttaagaggcaacccatgtgttttttttctttttaattttcttcttagtgtaagatttgttttggactaactggttatGAGATTTGTGTAGGAATTTTTGATGCAGTGCAAGACCAATACTGGAAAATTTGGCTAAGTAAATGATTGGACCGCTGACTGCACTCAAAATTTAGCGGTCAGTGGAAGCTTTTTTGCGGGGGCGTGATTTTGTAGCGGACTCGGTCTTGAAAAATCCAAAATGTGACCTCTCTGAAGTTTCAACCGCGTTTGCGGTAGCTTTTTCACGATCAGCGAACCTTATTCCGTGGCCGCGGCCACTTTTCCGCTCTCAGCAGGATTATTGATCGTACAGCTCTTCAAATCAGCCAAAAGCACGGACCGCGGTGGAATTTTGCGATCGCACTAGGTAGGTCGATGTGGGCCCTTGGGTTTTTAGTATAAATAGGAGGACCCTCCTTTTTTTACCCTTTTCGCACTTTTCACTCTCAAAAGAAATAGCCCATTGTTCATCTCCTCTAATCTACTCCCAACGTCATAACTCTAATCACAAGTTAGTTTCCAACATACAATCAAACAACTGGTATGCTCAAATCATAGCATTGCTTTTAtgtctttgcttttcttttctcttagttttaatttcttctttttaattAGAGTTTGATTAATCCCCAttataagcacgtgatttttgaccctccccgagaattttcacatttttagcgtgaatatgtgaaattgggtctagtatagctattttaactattttactttatttcgttgcaaaaagaaaaaaaatcacaaaatatatatataaattttagtttatgtatttctcataaacttgaaaaatacaaaaaaaaaattgtactttattttggtactttatataaattcgaaaattacaaaaaaatatagttctattaatgtttgcagtcattaaaattttgaaaaatacaaaaatattacttcatatttttgtctttattaaaaacgaaaattacaaaaaaatagttttattaatattttgtagctattttaaatcttgaaaaaatatttaaaaagatataattttgtttaaatactagtcttatttttggtagttaattttgcttacataggactagttaagcaacgtgttcctatttctcgggtccgggcaaaagaataatattcgggttcaaactacccggttttaggcctaattttcggaccta includes the following:
- the LOC142162646 gene encoding uncharacterized protein LOC142162646, whose product is MVEEGIVLSHNISKNGIEVDKEKIEVISKLPSPTSVKGVGSFLGHAGFYRRFIKDFSKVVNCTVTEKELLEIVFAMEKFRPYLIGAKVIVHTDHATLLYLMTKKDSKARLIRRFLLLQEFDLEIVDRKGSENQVADHLSRLEEEGRPKDGLEINDAFSDEQLLSMSLNSMPWFADVANFLVTGIILSELSSNQMKKLKHDSLDYYWDEPYLFNILVIMVGRKLLQRLLPVAFIGLLCIGMLVFHLPVELEHKAMWALKRLNLEWDVASSLRVEQLNELDEFRFHSYSSSSLYKDKMKCLHDKYARSKEFKEGDLLRDETTPPASPESSELSDGSEESSEASASASPPAIPLASPTDPINVDIEIPDDGRGGDT